The genomic stretch GTCGCGGCGGAGCATGGGGAGTATCGAGCTTGGATGGTGCGCCGGACGATCCACAAAGCCCTGGGTAGATACACCGAGGGCAGTAGTACTCGAAGGTCAGTTGATGCTAGATCTGTGCCAAAAAGGAGAGGGGAGGGCGGCAACGAGGCGTGAAATTCGGCTGTCGGGAGGGCGGTGAGTCCCCGGATGCGTGGGGCAGGTCTGGAAGCGAAGGCTGGAAGTGTTGATAGGGCCAGAACTTAGGCCCACATCCTACGGGGGGTCAGGCGTCGGTGGAACGGTTGCTCCGGCGGCGGGAACGCTTGGGGCTGGCGGAGAGATACTCGTCCGCTTCGATGCCGAGGTTGGAGACTTTGTTGCGCAGAGTGTTGCGGTGGATCCCCAGGGACTTGGCCGAGCGCCCGACACTGCCATCATGGCATTTCAGGGAGGCGACGATGAACTGCCGCTCGAACTCTTTCCTGGCTTGTTCCAACGTCAGGCCGCGGCGTACCAGCTCATGGACGAGCGCGCCCATCCGGCCGTTCAGACTCTGCTCCTTCACGCCTACCTCGCTTTCTCGAAAGACTCTTACAGTAGCACAGTCTTGTCTATCGTTGTAGGCCGAAGGAAGGCGCAGATGAGTCGGAAGGGGCGCTATTTCAGCTCGAGGCGATCGCCGACGAAAATCGGGAAACGGGTCTCCAGCACGCGGGCCACCGCGGAGTGGCGGCTGACCGACAGAACCGCGAGCTCGCCGAGGATCAGAGGCGGCAAGCCGGGCTTGTTGATGCGGTACACGGTAAACAGGTCGCCCTGTACGACATCGTCTTCGGAGCCGCGGTCGATGTGCACGATGTGGTCCGACCCGATGCTGATGACGCTGTCGTCGGAGTGCAGAATCACCGGTGCATCTTCCAAGGCCTCGGCGGGGCTGGGGTAGTTGAGCGGCCGGACCAGCCCGCGGCGGCCCAGAGGCACCGGTTCGGGCTCGAAGCGGCGCAGCTTGGAGCCGACGGTGATGCGCCCGCAGACCTCGCCGGTAATCTCAGCGATGGCGGAGCTTTCTTGCACGGAGAGCACTCGGATGCGTCCTAGCTGCTGGTAGTAACGGCCGAAGGTCTCGCCGGTGATGGGGTGCAATACCTTCTCCCCGGCTTCCACCGCCGTGAACAGCTGGCCCGCGGACAGCCCGGCTTCCCGGCCTCCGTTGAGGTACACCACATCGCCGGTGGAAACTCCGTAGCGGAGGGTGTCCAGCGATCCACCGTAGATGCTGGTATCGCGAATCTTGTCTTCTTTGTATTCGTTCAGCCCGCCGGAGAGCTGAGGATTCAGGGCGTCGTATTCGGTGCCGACGATGGAATAGCCGAAGTCTTCGTCCAGGTCGCCGATGAAGCCGCTGCAGTAGATATCGCTGGAGGAGCCCAAAGCCTCCGGTGGTCCCAGCGCTTCCTCGAGGCTGAGGACGCCGACGACCTCCGAGGCTTCCACCGGCTCCTCCACGCTTTCCTCATCGCCGGTGGCGAAGGGATCGTCGGAGGCGTCACCGTCCGCCAACTCGTCCGGCGTCACCACCTTCATGCCTACCACCAGCGGGTCACCGGGGTAAATCCAGTGGGCGTCCAGAATGTACTGGTTGGCTTCCCAGATCTGTGGCCAAAGGTAGGGGTTGGCGTAGAAGCGGTTGGCGAGGTCCCAGAGGGTGTCGCCGGAGCGGATGGTGTAGATCTGCGCGCCGTCCGGGAATTCCGCTGGCGGATGCCAAGCGGTCCAGTGATCTCCTTCCAGATGAAGGTCTTGGGGCGGCAGGCTGGCGGCTTGAGCGCCGGTACACAGTCCTGCGAACCCGACCAGGAAGGCGGTGCAATAGAGAACGATTCGCCTGTTGACCATCCTACGGCTCCCGAGCTCGATTCAGGTGGGGTCGATGCATGCGCATTGTACGCTACTCGCCGATCATAGCGCGGAACTCTAGCGTATAGCGAGATTTCTATGCCAAAAATATCGCTTTTCCCCGCTCCAGTCAAGGTTTAGACGGCGAAGCTTCAAGTGATGCATGAGGGATTTCCCTCGATGAATCCCAAAGTGCACCGCGGCGGGCGGGGGAGGCGGGGTCAGCGGAGCTCTTCGAGGTACTCGGCGGCGGCGACGGCGGCGACCGAGTTGGGGAAGCGCTCCATCACCTCGCGATAGGTGTCGCGGGCGGCGCTGCGGTCGCCGACCTTCTCGAAGCACTGGCCGGCCTTGATCATGGCGTCCGGGACCTTGTTGCCGTCGGGGAAGCGCTGCACCGTTTCGCGGAATGCTGACAGAGCACCCTGGAAGTCCTTGCGCGCGTAGCGGCTCTCGCCGATCCAATATTGGGCGTTGTCCGCCAGGTCGGTGTTGGAGTAGCTCTGGAGAAAGCGGCGGAAGGTGGATTCGGCGTCGATGAAGCGCCCTTCGTGGTAGCGCGTGTAGCCCTGATCGTAGAGGGCTTGGGCTTCCGGGGGCACCGGGTCGGCGTTGTTCTGCGGAGTCGGTGTCGGCTCCGGGGTTTGGCCCGGGGGCGGTACCGCCCGCACCGCCGCGCTGGGGGTTCCGGCTCCGGCTTCGCCCTGCCCGTTGCTTCGACGGCTTCCGGTGTTCGAGTCCAAGGGCGGCTCGACGGGCTGGCCGAAGGCTTCCTCGTCGAGGTTCGATTCATCGATGCGCGGCTGTCGGGGCGGCGGTGGCGGAGTCTCCTCGATCACTCGCCGGGGTGGCGGTGTGCGCCGGGTGGCGGCGAGTCGTTCTGCGGGCTGGTTGTCGCCGGTGCTGCCGCGGCGGTTGGCGGCGGGACCCTCCAGGGCGGCCAGGCGCTGGCGCAGGCGATCGATTTCCAGCTCGTGCACCGTGCTCTGCTTTTGCAGCTCTAAGACCCGGCGCTTGAGCTCCTCGATCTCGGAAGCGGAGTCGGTGGCGCGCTGCGGGCTCAGGGCGGCGCTACAGCCGGTAGTCAGGAGAACGACGAGGATCAGCGGCGTCCAATGCTTCATGACTGACTCTCCTCTACGGTCTCGAAATCTGGGTCCTGGTCGCTTCCGCCGCCGGTGGCCTCGCCCTCTTCGTCGCGGGCGGCTTCCGCAGCGATGGCGGCGGCGAGCTCGTCAGGATCGATCTTGGGGATGTCTTTGGTGTACTCGCTGTCGGGGAACTCGCGCCGCAGCTTGCTGAAGTAT from Acidobacteriota bacterium encodes the following:
- the ybgF gene encoding tol-pal system protein YbgF, which produces MKHWTPLILVVLLTTGCSAALSPQRATDSASEIEELKRRVLELQKQSTVHELEIDRLRQRLAALEGPAANRRGSTGDNQPAERLAATRRTPPPRRVIEETPPPPPRQPRIDESNLDEEAFGQPVEPPLDSNTGSRRSNGQGEAGAGTPSAAVRAVPPPGQTPEPTPTPQNNADPVPPEAQALYDQGYTRYHEGRFIDAESTFRRFLQSYSNTDLADNAQYWIGESRYARKDFQGALSAFRETVQRFPDGNKVPDAMIKAGQCFEKVGDRSAARDTYREVMERFPNSVAAVAAAEYLEELR
- a CDS encoding LysM peptidoglycan-binding domain-containing protein, which gives rise to MVNRRIVLYCTAFLVGFAGLCTGAQAASLPPQDLHLEGDHWTAWHPPAEFPDGAQIYTIRSGDTLWDLANRFYANPYLWPQIWEANQYILDAHWIYPGDPLVVGMKVVTPDELADGDASDDPFATGDEESVEEPVEASEVVGVLSLEEALGPPEALGSSSDIYCSGFIGDLDEDFGYSIVGTEYDALNPQLSGGLNEYKEDKIRDTSIYGGSLDTLRYGVSTGDVVYLNGGREAGLSAGQLFTAVEAGEKVLHPITGETFGRYYQQLGRIRVLSVQESSAIAEITGEVCGRITVGSKLRRFEPEPVPLGRRGLVRPLNYPSPAEALEDAPVILHSDDSVISIGSDHIVHIDRGSEDDVVQGDLFTVYRINKPGLPPLILGELAVLSVSRHSAVARVLETRFPIFVGDRLELK
- a CDS encoding helix-turn-helix domain-containing protein; the encoded protein is MGALVHELVRRGLTLEQARKEFERQFIVASLKCHDGSVGRSAKSLGIHRNTLRNKVSNLGIEADEYLSASPKRSRRRSNRSTDA